In Streptomyces violaceusniger Tu 4113, one DNA window encodes the following:
- a CDS encoding MarR family winged helix-turn-helix transcriptional regulator produces the protein MDTSSPWLDDNQQELWQALLTVVIALPAALDRQLQRDAGISNFEYGVLARLSMTDEATMRLSDLARDCNSTQPRLSKVMDRFEARDWVVRRPDPTDGRYTLATLTDAGRQKVVASAPEHVAQVKRLVFDPLSAAQRRHLSAALTRIAATVRQELDGG, from the coding sequence ATGGACACTTCGTCACCCTGGCTCGACGACAACCAGCAAGAGCTATGGCAGGCCCTGCTCACCGTCGTCATCGCACTTCCGGCGGCCCTCGACCGTCAACTGCAACGAGATGCGGGCATCTCCAACTTCGAGTACGGCGTTCTGGCCCGGCTGTCCATGACCGACGAGGCCACGATGCGACTCAGCGACCTGGCCCGGGACTGCAACAGCACGCAGCCTCGCCTGTCGAAGGTGATGGACCGCTTCGAAGCCCGCGACTGGGTCGTCCGCCGACCCGACCCCACCGACGGCCGATACACCCTCGCCACACTGACCGACGCCGGCCGGCAGAAGGTCGTCGCGAGCGCACCGGAACACGTCGCGCAGGTGAAGCGACTCGTGTTCGATCCGCTCAGCGCCGCCCAACGCCGCCACCTCAGCGCCGCACTCACCCGCATCGCCGCCACCGTGCGCCAAGAACTCGATGGAGGGTGA